The genomic DNA TTAAGTTTTAAATAATACAGTTAACAGACAAATAGATTCCCACAAATTGTATTAGAAGTTTTATCCTGCTGGCTAAATTTGACATACTTTTTTATcatctttttaattttactgaCTGAACCAGGGAGTAGTTTTAAGTGAATTATGATTCTTAACAGTTAAGGAAACAGTTTCAAGAAACACAATGCTGGTTATAGCAGGATACAGTAAATATGACCCCTTGTTTCAGAAACTTTacatattacaaaataattCACACATGGCATATGATAGCAAATAACCTTGCACAGGCCCACTGAAACAATGAGCAATATTACAAATTTAATGCGCAAAGTTTTGAAGGTCAGTAAGTCAGTAATTTAAATCTTCAAACGAAAAATACATATCTCATACTGAAATATACCACATTTtgcaaacataatttttttcagATTAGAGACAGTTTAATTGATGCAGGCCATTTATGTCTCTTCAATGGCTTAACTCATTAAACCAAGACTGTAATCTGTGACATCTCAGTGTGAAACTCCACTCCAATTACCTGACTTtgataactttttaaaatgtcaaataattcTAACTTCAAAGGTACCTATAACCACTCCATGTGTATTAACTACAAAGCAGATTCTGCATTATTGTCGGTGGAGTAGTTTGAGGATTTCCACTTCATGACATCACGTTTTGAATTTATTGATGGAGATTAAAACATATGTATTGAGTCAACATGCCGGTAGTATTAGGAATGACATATGACATTTATTGAAGTGACCCTTTGACTGTAAAGGTAGGGAataaaagggaataaaaacTGTATTCTAGTCCATGTAAAAGTGTTAAGGCAGACTCttaccttttatttattgttagtTACCTTGCTTCAAAAGGGGAAACAATGCAACAGGTATGTAGCTGTAGGTAGTTTGCTGCCCCATCCCTGGTTAGGCTTTTGATTTCAGGTTAAAACATCTAAACAAGCAGATTCagaatgaaaaacaacagaaccGATAAAACAGAATGCGCTTTTGCGTTTGCAAAGGCTATTGTGAATGACTATGTAATGCACGGAACCCTTGTTGTGCAATTATATGTGAGTATGAATTTAGGCAGGTGTATTTGAGAagtgaatacatttaaaatgtattcagtgTTCACATTTCTGTTCACATCTGTTGGTGTTTCATTTGTGTGTTGAAAATCTTAAATTGTGAAATACAAGTGGAGAtgttaaaaattgaaaaaaattgaaaataaaaaaaatgtataatggcAACTCACAGAGCCTAACCAAAATAGTTTAAAGATTACTTCCAATATGTTAGCTACAGGCCTACACCACATTTTCCAAAAGCAGCCACTGGCCCCAGTGTGTCTTGTAGAGAGCACTGTTTTCCCGCAGATTGTCTTATCAGGGGTCGGCATAGCTGCACCCAGGACAGCTGTTGGGAGGAGTCAACTCAACTGAACCCTTCATGTGCTCCAAAAGAACCTACACAACACCCAGTCATTTATTCAGCACCGCCAGTACTACAGAtatgtaatgtactgtatgtattagaAACGTGTTTAAAAGCATGGTGTGACTTAACGGTTTTGTATTTCATCTTCCTGATGTGTCAACGTTTATAGAGGCTGGGTAGGTGACAGTAACTTGCTGTTCTGTCATTACCAGGTTCATCTTTTGCAGCAAGAGTCTCTCCTAAATGTGTTCAACAGCCAATTATGTTCTCCCTCTGAGGAGAACCTGTGAGGTAGGTCTGTCTAAGAGCCGGGAAAACCGAAAAACATAATCTAGCCTAAAATAGACTTGTGAATGATGtaatcaattttcttttctgttacAAGGTGTTAGCCACTCCAGGCAGGCTGGTTGGTGGAGTGTCCATGTCAACCAATTTCCCTGGGGTCAGATCTTATGGAGCTCCTCAGGACACAGAAATGGATGTGGCTTGGCAGGAGCTGATGGCCATCACAGAGCTGCAGGTAACTCAGcaaacgtttttattttattgtaaaatgttaCTATAGGTTGTGTGTTTTAGATATGCCAATTACTGTGTGTTATCACCACGACTCCTGCTGTGTTATCATGGAAGTGAAggttgtattgtttttaacagtggtggaagaagtattgagactctttacttaagtaaaagtactcaatacaGAAAAAGCCTCACACTTTAGAAACTGGGTATTAACAAGAACATTGAAAGCATGAAAAAGGGTAATTTATAATCTATAATTTTATCTGTATGTACTTGTACACAGTTATAtttttgggtagtttaatttatttaaaaaaaaacattgtatttttataaactacgtgttttgtgtgcaaaaatctgaatttctaaaataactagtaactaaagatgTCATATTAAtatagtgaagtaaaaagtacaatatttgtctTTGCAATATAGTGGAGTAgcagtagaaagtggcatgaaaagaaacaactcaagtaaagtacatccacttcaaatttgtacttaagtacttgAGTAGATGTACTGTTACATTCCACTAACCCTTTTTAACAACTGCATATGAGACCACTGTAGAAAAGGACATTTTTTGcgcttttcaaaaaacactgcaGTATATATTTGCCTCAGGAGACATGAATGtattttacatattatttttattattgacaAAAGTTATTCTCAGTGTCATGTTCAAAGAATATGAACTACAACAGTTAAAATGTAGttattaaataaatttcaaaTTACTTAACAGAATGTGTTTCATTGTTGTggaataaatacatatttcccaCTTTTTGTGTGTTGCTAACCGTTGAAAAACTAATACACACTCAGCTGAGGAAGGCAACAATGGCCCATTTGAGTGATGGCAGGATGAAGAGATTGCGAGAGGGGGCAAGTGCTGTGTGTTGCTAGCAGCCCCCTGCACCGCACAATAGCCATCTGTTTTCAGGTGAAACCTGACCACATCTATGAGAGCCCTTCATAGGATAGGGGTGGCATGCTGAAGTGGTGGCAAACTGTTCTAGTGAGCCAGATGAAATGCAAAAATGAGACTATTTCACTAATTAACTCTGAAGTCTTGCAAATTCAATGATTGCCTTCAATTCTTTTATTGCTGTCAGTGTGACATGTAAACTTTTGTACAGAACCTGCTAcagaacttttgtttttgttacaggAGTTTCAAGTACCCAGTGAAGGCTCCTATGAAACAACACAGTACCAAATCATGGAGCCCATGGTCCCTATGGGAGGTAATGGGATGGGTCAGTCCCATTCTGAGCCTCTTCCTGCTGCTTGTGAGCTTGGCACCACCGACACTTATGATGGATGTTACTCTGAAGTGCCCGTCTGTCATCACCTAGGCAGCAACGCAGAGGCAACGCATGGACAAGCTCAGCTCAGTCAAAGAATGCTCCCCATCTCTTCTCACACACAGCCATCACACATGGCTTTTAGGGAACAGATGAACATGTCTGGTACCAGTCAAGGCCACAGGAGGGCTAATGCTTTTCTCTCTCAGGACCTACATCGGCACATGCTGTGGACTACACATGGACAAATTTCACAGGCTCGCTCAGCTGATGAACTTGAGTCAGACTCTGGTCTGTCTCTAGGTTCTAGTCCACCTCTGGCCTCCCCAGATAATCCTGTTGGTGGTGCACCAGGTTGCCAGAGTGTAGACATTGGCATGACATATTGTGATAATGAACCAGACAGCATGACTCAGCATACCAGAAGAGCACACATCCATTACTCACTGGACTACCAGAGTCAATCTTCCTTGTATTTACACTCAGGTACACAGTCTTATTTTTCACCCCAACCCATTTTATCTCAATCACAACCCAATGCTCTGACTCCCCGGGCACTGAAACAGCAGGATCAGACCTCCACTCTGAGCAACCTGTTCAATGACTCTGGAGTGTCCGGCAGGGGGAGCTCACATAACATGTATATAAAACCACAAGGAAGTATCTCCAGTCCAGGTCCACTGAGCAGAGATGAGAGGCGGGCCATGTCTTTGAAAATTCCCTTCCCCACAGAGAAGATTATCAATCTGCCTGTGGATGACTTCAATGAACTTCTGACACAGTATACTCTGACAGATAATCAACTAGCACTGGTGAGGGACATTAGACGGAGAGGGAAGAACAAAGTCGCAGCTCAGAACTGCAGGAAACGGAAGCTTGAGAGCATAATTCACCTTGAAAGGGAACTGAACGAGCTGCAAGCCCAAAGAGAGCACCTGGCACAGGAAAGGCTTGAGTTCCAACGCAGCTTGGGTTTTATTAAGTGTCGCCTTACAGGCCTCTATTCAGAAGTATTTTCTCACTTAAGAGATGAAGATGGACAGCCATACTCAATAGATGAATACGCCCTACAACAAACACCAGATGGTAAAATTTATTTAGTACCTCACACAACTATGCAAAAGAGAGAGCCATGCTAAATGTGGGGAtagttttattatttcaatATCCTGAGAGAATGTATACTGCCTTGATTGTGCCGAATGAAAGCATATCAAGTGAAAGCTACATTTTCATGTGGGTATAACTAACATGCATCAACAAACATGTTCTGCTCTTACAATTAACTGAAACCACACTGGAGTACCttataaaaacactttattaagAAAAGACACTgcagttttcagttaaaaaaataaattaaaaaaagtcttccAGCACCCACATGATTAATCAGAAAACCTGTGAAAACATATATCTGTTAAATAAAgtggaaaacatcagaaaaagaatGATCTGCAAAGTTTTGACAATTTTTACCTGAGCCATTGTCACAGAAATGAAGTCAAGGGTTTCGAGACCATGTAGTGAGTTTCCTAGGAAGGCAGAAATGCAAAATAAGTAAAATGCAAGCTTTTGCAAAGAATGTGCGTTGATTATGTTCACAGCATGCATTGTTGTAGGGCCTCTATGCACAATTAAGAGGCCAATTTTACCAGTCAACATTGGTGTAAgtcataattaaaaacaatgcaCTTAAGTTGTCATTACTGTGCTACACAGCTTACTACCAGCTAAGTGACAAAAGCAAGACATACTAGCAGTAGTTGAGAAGTCTGGTCTTACCTACAGACAGCACTTAAGCCTTTTGGTAGCTGCTGCCTGCTAGCCTCAGGCTTCTGTTCTCACTCTCCCCTGCTTCAATGATCCTGGCGATGGTTTTGCTACTTCTCTCCCTCAGCTGGCTTCCATGACTAGCCTCAAAGACTTGCATGTAAGCTAGCATCCTCCAGTTGGTCTTTGCAGAACTCAGGGTAGAGTCTGTACCAAGTGATGGGCTCTTTATGATGGAAGTATCTTTGCACCACTTCTCATTCCTCTACCAGTATTTCATTGCCATTGTTTTATAGTGTATGTTGTGACTAGTGTAGGGCTTCCCAGGTGGATTATTTTTGGCTGGTGTAACGTGTCCCTCACCCCACATTGTGCAACATCTAAAAGTAAACCCTCCCTTTCCCAAACCACTCAAGAGGCTACCAAGACTttgtaaaaaaactgaatgatgGTTTATTTCAGCTTGATTTGATGCAGTTACAAATAAAAACCAGGCttaaagtaaagaaaagaaaaatctacaTAAAACCTCATTGGAATGCTTGCTTTCCATAAACacattgatgaaaaaaaacgtttaaatgaagaccctccatgatttatCTACTGTACATCTCTTCTTGCAGCAGCTGTAACCTGCCACAACTGTTTGGCTGAGCAGATTAGGA from Etheostoma spectabile isolate EspeVRDwgs_2016 chromosome 7, UIUC_Espe_1.0, whole genome shotgun sequence includes the following:
- the nfe2 gene encoding transcription factor NF-E2 45 kDa subunit, which encodes MCSTANYVLPLRRTCEVLATPGRLVGGVSMSTNFPGVRSYGAPQDTEMDVAWQELMAITELQEFQVPSEGSYETTQYQIMEPMVPMGGNGMGQSHSEPLPAACELGTTDTYDGCYSEVPVCHHLGSNAEATHGQAQLSQRMLPISSHTQPSHMAFREQMNMSGTSQGHRRANAFLSQDLHRHMLWTTHGQISQARSADELESDSGLSLGSSPPLASPDNPVGGAPGCQSVDIGMTYCDNEPDSMTQHTRRAHIHYSLDYQSQSSLYLHSGTQSYFSPQPILSQSQPNALTPRALKQQDQTSTLSNLFNDSGVSGRGSSHNMYIKPQGSISSPGPLSRDERRAMSLKIPFPTEKIINLPVDDFNELLTQYTLTDNQLALVRDIRRRGKNKVAAQNCRKRKLESIIHLERELNELQAQREHLAQERLEFQRSLGFIKCRLTGLYSEVFSHLRDEDGQPYSIDEYALQQTPDGKIYLVPHTTMQKREPC